In the genome of Tripterygium wilfordii isolate XIE 37 chromosome 19, ASM1340144v1, whole genome shotgun sequence, one region contains:
- the LOC119985567 gene encoding protein RAFTIN 1B-like produces the protein MVHGDPHQNIQLNPSSSSHMSHGSLFIRFDEIHVGKIIKTKFDFVDPSKSSAHHFLPREVADSIPFSSSELPNILPLFSIPQGSRKSMVMEDTLFNCEHGVILEGEIRTCATSLESMLDFVSGLFGSRDAIRVLTNTHEPTSRGTSDEYVTVEVEEIPVLKMIGCHLMPYPYTIYGCHHLSNTKTKVFRVSVEGNKGDQVKIPIVCHMNTSTWDPNHEAFQTLNFKPGAAPVCHMFPEGDLAWIQPSKSV, from the coding sequence ATGGTTCATGGAGACCCTCATCAGAACATACAATTGAATCCATCATCATCGTCCCACATGAGTCATGGTAGTTTGTTTATAAGATTTGATGAAATACATGTTGGGAAAATAATCAAAACCAAATTCGATTTCGTTGACCCTTCTAAGTCATCTGCACATCATTTCCTCCCCAGAGAGGTGGCCGATTCGATCCCTTTCTCATCGTCGGAGCTCCCAAACATTCTCCCACTCTTCTCAATCCCTCAAGGTTCCCGGAAATCTATGGTGATGGAAGACACTCTCTTTAACTGTGAACATGGTGTTATTCTTGAGGGAGAGATCAGGACATGTGCAACCTCCTTGGAGTCCATGCTTGATTTTGTCAGTGGCCTATTCGGCTCGAGAGATGCAATCAGAGTCTTAACCAACACTCACGAACCGACATCGCGTGGTACGTCTGACGAGTACGTTACAGTGGAAGTGGAAGAGATTCCGGTTCTTAAGATGATAGGAtgtcatttgatgccttatccTTACACAATTTACGGTTGCCATCATCTGTCTAATACCAAAACCAAGGTTTTCAGGGTTTCAGTTGAAGGTAACAAAGGAGATCAAGTGAAAATTCCTATTGTTTGTCATATGAACACATCTACATGGGATCCAAACCATGAAGCATTTCAGACACTTAACTTCAAGCCCGGTGCTGCCCCGGTGTGTCACATGTTCCCTGAAGGAGACCTTGCTTGGATTCAGCCATCAAAATCTGTCTAA
- the LOC119985889 gene encoding uncharacterized protein LOC119985889 isoform X1, producing MRSLFAFVALLLLFLVLGSANAARTEPGGYWKAVMKDQPMPDTIRARIVSSKSNDHLQVSTENSDCDQKAEKNGVDLSGRDFDFDTKIKPSQLLVWREHEKVDKPGMDLSSKDFDFDTEIKPSQLLVWREHKKVDKPSLDLSGKDFDFDAEIKPSQLLVWREHMKVDKSSLDLSGKDFDFDAEIKPSQLLVWREHKKVDKPSLDLSGKDFDFDAEIKPSQLLVWREHKKVDKPSLDLSGKDFDFDAEIKPSQLLVWREHEDVKAKENI from the exons ATGAGATCCTTGTTTGCTTTCGTTGCTCTTTTGCTGCTTTTCTTG gtTCTGGGCTCCGCCAATGCTGCAAGAACTGAACCTGGAGGGTACTGGAAGGCTGTAATGAAGGACCAGCCCATGCCCGACACAATTCGTGCCCGCATCGTTTCCTCAAAATCAAATGATCACTTGCAAGTCTCTACCGAGAACTCTGATTGCGATCAGAAAGCTGAAAAAAATGGTGTGGATCTTTCCGGCagagattttgattttgataccAAGATAAAACCCTCCCAACTGTTAGTTTGGAGAGAGCATGAGAAAGTTGACAAACCTGGTATGGACCTTTCCAGcaaagattttgattttgacacTGAGATAAAACCTTCCCAACTGTTAGTTTGGAGAGAACATAAGAAGGTTGACAAGCCTAGTTTAGATCTTTCCGGTAAAGATTTCGATTTTGATGCCGAGATAAAACCCTCCCAACTGTTAGTTTGGAGAGAACATATGAAGGTCGACAAGTCTAGTTTAGATCTTTCCGGTAAAGATTTCGATTTTGATGCCGAGATAAAACCCTCCCAACTGTTAG TTTGGAGAGAACATAAGAAGGTTGACAAGCCTAGTTTAGATCTTTCCGGTAAAGATTTCGATTTTGATGCCGAGATAAAACCCTCCCAACTGTTAGTTTGGAGAGAACATAAGAAGGTTGACAAGCCTAGTTTAGATCTTTCCGGTAAAGATTTCGATTTTGATGCCGAGATAAAACCCTCCCAACTGTTAGTTTGGAGAGAGCATGAGGACGTGAAAGCCAAAGAAAACATATGA
- the LOC119985885 gene encoding BURP domain protein USPL1-like, whose amino-acid sequence MTPHKILILLCLVFLKCGLLSVHGDGDDNQNVQVNPQPTFKVDQNMMFLNMDELYVGNIHKIKFDFDDPSTSPHHFLPKEVADSIPFASSELQNILKLFSIPQGSEKAKAMEDTLFKCENTYKKGEVRTCTTSLESIIDFVRSVFGPRAEIKVLANSHTPGSTGTSDEYTMAEVGEIPMRKMVGCHWMRYPYSVYDCHHRFNSKAKVFRVKLVGNRGGDELETYVSCHMDTSTWDQNLQVFDLLNVKPGSSPICHFFPEGDLIWIQPSI is encoded by the exons ATGACTCCTCATAAGATCCTTATTCTTCTATGTCTTGTGTTCTTGAAG TGTGGACTATTATCGGttcatggagatggagatgacaATCAAAATGTGCAAGTGAATCCACAACCTACATTCAAGGTGGACCAAAACATGATGTTTCTAAATATGGATGAATTGTATGTGGGGAATATTCACAAGATCAAATTTGACTTCGATGACCCTTCGACATCTCCTCATCATTTCCTCCCAAAAGAAGTGGCCGATTCGATCCCTTTCGCGTCGTCCGAGCTCCAAAATATTCTCAAACTCTTCTCAATCCCTCAAGGTTCCGAAAAAGCTAAAGCAATGGAAGACACGTTGTTTAAGTGTGAGAACACTTACAAGAAGGGCGAGGTTAGGACATGTACAACTTCATTAGAGTCCATTATTGATTTTGTGCGTAGCGTATTCGGACCGAGAGCTGAGATCAAAGTCCTAGCAAATAGTCACACACCGGGGTCGACCGGTACTTCTGATGAGTACACCATGGCGGAAGTCGGAGAGATTCCGATGCGTAAGATGGTTGGATGTCATTGGATGCGTTATCCTTATTCAGTTTATGATTGCcatcacaggttcaattctaaagccaaggttttcagggtGAAACTTGTTGGTAACagaggaggagatgaattggAAACTTATGTTTCTTGCCATATGGACACATCGACGTGGGATCAGAACCTTCAAGTGTTTGATTTACTTAATGTCAAGCCAGGAAGCTCTCCTATTTGCCACTTCTTCCCTGAAGGAGACCTTATATGGATCCAGCCATCTATCTAA
- the LOC119985886 gene encoding protein RAFTIN 1B-like, which produces MAPHKMFVLLYLVFFKCGLMVHGDPHQNIQLNPSSSSHMSHGSLFIRFDEIHVGKIIKTKFDFLDPSKSSAHHFLPREVADSIPFSSSELPNILPLFSIPQGSRKSMVMEDTLFNCEHGVILEGEIRTCATSLESMLDFVSGLFGSRDAIRVLTNTHEPTSRGTSDEYVTVEVEEIPVLKMIGCHLMPYPYTIYGCHHLSNTKTKVFRVSVEGNEGDQVKIPVVCHMNTSTWDPNHEAFQTLNFKPGAAPVCHMFPEGDLAWIQPSKSV; this is translated from the exons ATGGCTCCTCATAAGATGTTTGTTCTTCTATATCTAGTTTTCTTCAAG TGTGGATTAATGGTTCATGGAGACCCTCATCAGAACATACAATTGAATCCATCATCATCGTCCCACATGAGTCATGGTAGTTTGTTTATAAGATTTGATGAAATACATGTTGGGAAAATAATCAAAACCAAATTCGATTTCCTTGACCCTTCTAAGTCATCTGCACATCATTTCCTCCCCAGAGAGGTGGCCGATTCGATCCCTTTCTCATCGTCGGAGCTCCCAAACATTCTCCCACTCTTCTCAATCCCTCAAGGTTCCCGGAAATCTATGGTGATGGAAGACACTCTCTTTAACTGTGAACATGGTGTTATTCTTGAGGGAGAGATCAGGACATGTGCAACCTCCTTGGAGTCCATGCTTGATTTTGTCAGTGGCCTATTCGGCTCGAGAGATGCAATCAGAGTCTTAACCAACACTCACGAACCGACATCGCGTGGTACTTCTGACGAGTACGTTACAGTGGAAGTGGAAGAGATTCCGGTTCTTAAGATGATAGGAtgtcatttgatgccttatccTTACACAATTTACGGTTGCCATCATCTGTCTAATACCAAAACCAAGGTTTTCAGGGTTTCAGTTGAAGGTAACGAAGGGGATCAAGTGAAAATTCCTGTTGTTTGTCATATGAACACATCTACATGGGATCCAAACCATGAAGCATTTCAGACACTTAACTTCAAGCCCGGTGCTGCCCCGGTGTGTCACATGTTCCCTGAAGGAGACCTTGCTTGGATTCAGCCATCAAAATCTGTCTAA
- the LOC119985889 gene encoding uncharacterized protein LOC119985889 isoform X2, whose translation MRSLFAFVALLLLFLVLGSANAARTEPGGYWKAVMKDQPMPDTIRARIVSSKSNDHLQVSTENSDCDQKAEKNGVDLSGRDFDFDTKIKPSQLLVWREHEKVDKPGMDLSSKDFDFDTEIKPSQLLVWREHKKVDKPSLDLSGKDFDFDAEIKPSQLLVWREHKKVDKPSLDLSGKDFDFDAEIKPSQLLVWREHEDVKAKENI comes from the exons ATGAGATCCTTGTTTGCTTTCGTTGCTCTTTTGCTGCTTTTCTTG gtTCTGGGCTCCGCCAATGCTGCAAGAACTGAACCTGGAGGGTACTGGAAGGCTGTAATGAAGGACCAGCCCATGCCCGACACAATTCGTGCCCGCATCGTTTCCTCAAAATCAAATGATCACTTGCAAGTCTCTACCGAGAACTCTGATTGCGATCAGAAAGCTGAAAAAAATGGTGTGGATCTTTCCGGCagagattttgattttgataccAAGATAAAACCCTCCCAACTGTTAGTTTGGAGAGAGCATGAGAAAGTTGACAAACCCGGTATGGACCTTTCCAGcaaagattttgattttgacacTGAGATAAAACCTTCCCAACTGTTAGTTTGGAGAGAACATAAGAAGGTTGACAAGCCTAGTTTAGATCTTTCCGGTAAAGATTTCGATTTTGATGCCGAGATAAAACCCTCCCAACTGTTAGTTTGGAGAGAACATAAGAAGGTTGACAAGCCTAGTTTAGATCTTTCCGGTAAAGATTTCGATTTTGATGCCGAGATAAAACCCTCCCAACTGTTAGTTTGGAGAGAGCATGAGGACGTGAAAGCCAAAGAAAACATATGA